The nucleotide window ATAGTACTAACTAAAGCGCTGCATATAAATCGCAGGATCGTGTCTTGTACAAACTTGGTTTTTCAATCCTGTTCTGAATTTATTGAGTCAGGGCTTCTTTTCCTGCTTCATGTTCCCCTGTAACCTAGCCAGCAAACGCGAGGTATGCATCTCTGATTGCACGCATCTCTGCTGCTGCATCTCCTGTCAATGTTCGTTCTCGAGGCTGTTGCTTTGAGCAGGATATGCCAAGCCTCAACGCTGAAACCAAGCACTTCTGCGTTCTAATAGTATTGTTCTCGTGTTGTTCGTTGTGCATCCAGATTGTTGGGTCAGCTACCTCCAAGGTTCTATCTAGAAGAGCATCCTCGACAAACTTATGCAGATCCAATGAATCTATGAACCTGTCATCTGTTGGGCGCCTTCCAGTGAACATCTCAAGCAGCAATATGCCAAGACTATAAATATCACCGTGAGTTGAGACCACAGAGCCTTCTCCATACTCTGCAATTATGCAACATTTCGTGGTTAGAATGCCATATTTACGTGCGAAGGAAAGATAAAATCAGAAGATATTTCAATTACCTGGAGCAACATAGCCAATGGAACCTTTTATCCCAATTGTGCTATATGAAGTTTGCATCCTCTCGCTTGTATTTTCTTGAAGGATCCTTGATATGCCAAAGTCTCCAACGCGGGCGCTCATGTCGTCAGCAAGAAGAATGTTGCTTGGCTTAAGATCACAATGGATTACCAATGGTTGACAATAGATGTGCAGATATTCTACTGCGTCCACAATATTGATAGCAATATCAAGCCTCTGGGCAAGGCTGAGCGTGTTGTTTGTAGTGGGCTCTTGAGATTTTGGGTGGAGCCAACCATCCAAGTTACCATTTGGCATGAACTCAAACACCAATGCCTTGAACTCTTGACCTTGGTGGTCAACGCTTGAACAAGAAGTAATGATATTTATGAGACAACGATGCCGTATCCTTCTCATGGCTTCACATTCAACCTCGAAACTCTTGGAATACCTGGATTGACCGAGGTTAAACACCTTGATAGCCAATGTTCTGTCCTCATTTGCCAAAACACACTTATAAACTGCACCGTAACTTCCTCTCCCAAGCAAGTTAATATCTGAAAATTCGTTAGTTCCTCTCATTAATGCATGATAGGGGATTCTTTCATAATGGTTCTCAGCATCTGAGTACTGCACTAGTATCTTCTGGCTTTGTCTGAGCTTCCTACGAAGTATCCAAACAAGAACAAGAACCAAAACTGACAACAAGATTGTTCCAGCTGTTGCTAGCGAAATTACAAGAGACTTTGACATCCTTTTTCTGTTCTTCCTAATGCGGCTTGTGGAACATGGAACCAAGTGAAGTTGAGGTCTACCACCACACAGATTGGTATTCCCAGCAACAACTTCTACATAAGTGATGTTTCTGAAAACACCTCCATCTGGCACCTCACCTTGCAAATTATTAAAGGACAGATCCAATTTGGACAATGAAGTCAAATTCTGTAGAACTGCCGGGATTGATCCAGAAAAGTCATTGTGTGCTAGGTACAGTTCCTGCAGGTTTCCGATACTAGCAAGGGCCTCAGGAATATTACCAGAGAGCTTATTCATGGTCAGATTCAGTTTACTGAGCCCCTTAATATTTGTCAGTGATCGAGGTATGCTCCCCTCGAACAAATTATTGTCTAATAATAACCAGTCCAAGACTATGCAATTCTGAATACTATCCGGTATCTTGCCAGACAACTGATTTCCTGATAGAATCAGTTGGTTGAGGTTTGCCAAGCTACCAACCTCATTAGGAAGGGGTCCTGAAAGGGAATTGTATGACAAGTCCAAGTACCAAGAAAGGCCAGATAATTTCAAAATCTCTCTGGGTATTGAACCGTTAAGTCTGTAGTTTGTTGACAAATCAAGTAAGAATAGGTTTTTCAGCTCCCCCAGGCTTGCTGGAATGGGCCCCTCCAAGTTTCCGTAGTATGCATAAAGCCTGTTTAACTGTGAGAGGTTCCCTATTGACGGCGGTATGAGGCCAGACAAGCTATTGTTATACAAGGCTAGCTCAACCAAGTTTTCCAGCTTACCGATGCTCTCTGGGATCACTCCGGAGATATAATTGTTTGCTATTGCAAGCCTGGTGAGACCAACCAAATTGCCTATGTCTGCAGGAATAACTCCAGTGACCCGACTGTCCAGTAAGTATAACTCTTGAAGAGTCGTTGAGAGGTTAGTAACTGAAGCTGGCAGCAATCCTTCTAAAGAGTAGCCGCCGAGTGACAAGAAGCGCAACTGGCTGCAGTTTGCCAAAGAAGTGATGAATTCCCACCCTTTGTTATCATTTGCTTCAAGCTTAGTGTCAGACAAGTGGAGATGTTGGAGAGCTTGCAACTTCCCCAATGTTGGAGGCACATACCCACTAAATCTATTGAACCCCAGGCTGAGTTGTATGAGGTTAGATAGATTAGATATTGAGGAAGGGATGGTCCCCGCGAAGTAATTATTACCCAAGTAAAGACCATTTATCTTGGGGAACTTGTTGTCGATATCATCCAGAATGCTTCCATACAACATATTGTGACTTATATCAAAAACTTCCAGCGACGATAAGTTGTAGAGAGAAGGTGGAAGCATACCAGAGAGGTTGTTTTGGGAGAGACTGAAAAACCGCATGGTCTGGATGCTTCCGAGCACTGGTGGGATTGAGCCAACTAGCTGGTTGGCAGAGAAATCCAGATATCGTAGATAGGACAGATTGGCCAAAGACCCCGGGATGGGACCTGTGAAACTGTTGTTCCTCAGCGAGATCACTGCTAGGGATATGAACTTTTCGCCGAGCTCAGCTGGGATGTGGCCGCCAATCTTGTTGTTGTGTAGTCCCATTTTGTTCAGCCTAATGCAGGAACTCAGGTTTACAGGGAACTTGCCGGAGAAGGAGTTGTCGTTCAAGTCTAGCCTCTGTAGGCGACGGAGGCGGCCGAGGCTTGCTGGAATCTCCCCATGGAACCAGTTGAAGCTCAGGTTGAGCATCCGCAGGAACGTGAGGTTCCCTAGGGCTGGGGAGAGTACTCCGGCGAGTGCTCTGCTGTCCAAGCTCAGCTCCACCACCCGCGCGGGCCTCCGGTGGCTGCATGTCACGCCTTCCCAGCTGCAGAAATCAGCACTGCTATTCCAGGAGGCCAGCGAGCTGCCATCGCTGACTTGTGCTTTAAAAGCAAGCAACGCGGCCTCATCGCTGGCGATCACCATGACGATCATCAGGAGCGCTAGCAATGACCATAGGAAACTCATGACCCCCATTGCCATGCCCCTCTTGGTTTGGTTGGCAAGTAGCAGTAGCCTGCTCCATATATACAATTTTTGGTCTTGCATTATTGCCTTCTGCCAGTTGCAAGCGGTGTGCTAATATTTCAACAACTCCTAAAATCGCTGTTTATGTCCCGTCACTTTCATTTCCCAGCAATAATTTAGACCTTCTGTCCCTCTTTTGACAACTTGGCAGTTACTAAATCTCAAAACTGTCCAACATGCAGACATTTTCAAAGGTGTTATCCACCCGTCAACAATGGCTGCTAAATAAGGATAATGCCAATCGGCATGGCAGTTGGTGAGATGGTTTTCGTCGGTAAGTGTAGACAAATATGATAAGATGGTAGGTTGGTTAATCTTAGATTCCTTTGTAGCAACATGATTGTAACTGAGTTTGGCTACTCAGTTTGAAATCCAGTGGGTAGAATGGTTTTCTGTTTCAGAACTGATGTGGGTAGAATGATGGATCCATAGGTACTCTTGCGTCCACCTGGGTTGTTCCTTCAGAATACTATCAAGGGAAAAGCTCAACGTTTCTGCTTTGAAGCGGCGTCCATTTCTGCATGATTACAATGGGGTTGAACAGAACAGCAGTAACCTCATGCCTTGACGGTATATGTTTGCAACTAGCTTTACTTAATTGCTGCATACTGAGATTGGGGTGATATATGCACTCACTTTTCATGTTAGCGATATATGTTAGTCCATACAGAGTCATGTATGTCGATGTTGTTATGTATACAGTTTTTTTTGTGCCGTCGTTATGTATACAGGTAAACTAAATTGATATATCGGGTTGTACTGCTAACAGTTCGGGAGGTCAACATTTTTGCCATATTTAGCGACTTTTTAGGATGTTTTATTGGCATCTCGTTGTTGAAATTCTCATACATGATCTGAGGAGAGCATGTGTTTTTGTTTGAGTTAAATTTCTCAATAGATGGATGCGTGATGTAAATATGATAGCATCTAACAGTAATATTTTCATGTTTCAGAACCTTTGCTATTAATAATAACTGAAAGTCTCAAACTACTTTTGTAGTTTGAGGAGATCAATAACTGCCAGTGCTCTTTGTCAAAAAAAAAACTGCCAGTGCTCTTAGTTTTAAACCTAAAATCACTCTGAATTCAATGCATTTCTACAAAAATAGATAGGTTCATTTACGTTGAATCTTAACAAAAGAAATGAGCAGTGTATGCTAAGCCAAAGAGGCTTCCAAATAATTAGTTAATTCAGCGAAAATGAGTTCAGAGGATTAAATATGACACTTCCCTTTTCCTGGATGGCACACTTTGCTTCATTGGATTTTTCTGTATCATGCAGACCATTCCTAGTGCCCTCCAGATTTTCTGGTATCAAGAGATATATGGAGGAAATGACTGTATTATATTTACAaaaatacttccaaaaccataAGGTGGAGTAAAGGTACCTAAATCTTTCGAGGTTTTCCTCCAATTCCGCACTTCAAAGTTTTTTTTGTTGACAAATTGCTCTTTTAGTTTGATCAGGTGTTGTCCACGATTGATTTAAAGCCAAACCATCAATAAAATGGTGGTTTGCTGTGAAATGCTTACACACAGATTGGCCTTATACCCAACATCTAATTTAGTTGCCTGTTTTTCAAATATTCTCTGTCATGGCATGGCTTGCAAATTAAAACGTCAGATTTAAAATATGATATTCAGAACAAATCCTTTTTCAGTTTATGTGAACAACCCTGTATACATGTTCAATTGGAAAACCAAGATTAACCATTTTCTCAGCTTACTCTGGGAGATACAGCCTTCTTCGAATGTATATACCATTATTTGCTCCTCTGGAGACATGTAGCTGTAACATGGTTTGATTGGAGATTGAGTAAGCAAATTATTTTCTATCGCCTGGAGTTGCACCCCTTCCTTATTTTGGCTCATCTGCCAAATATAGATACGGTCAACATGTAAGCACAGATCAAAGTTGAGATCTGATCAGTCACACTGAGATTTATGtgcaaatttgtttttttttcaaaGGTATACAGTACAGGACAAATACATGCTCAGGAGGTCGTCGCCTGGGATTAGGAAGCTTGGAATGCCGAGTGTTTGGCCCGCTCTACCCTGTAGCGTTTCAGCTCTTTGATTGCCGCCAGTAGCACATGCAAACACACTGGCGCAAAGAATGGCTGCAAAAAGATCACCAAAACAGAATGTCAATTTACATGGTAGTTTGGACTTTAATGACGCTGCATGTATGGTTAGATCTACTGCGTTATCATTAAACACTTTCCAAAGGCACAACTGTCGAATGACAGAACGAGTGATACAAAGTCGTACTAGAATGGAAGGAACATGCAGCATGGGAGTTAtttttttttcgaaacggaggcAACAGCAGCATGGGAGTTATTAGCGTGTAGGGCTTGCATGCAACATTGCACAGCTCACATAAGAGGAGattgttgctgctgttgctgctaACTATGATGCTATAACATTGGTTTAAAATCCACGGTTGAAGACAAATGATGACAAACTCACATAATGAACAATTAGTAAGTACCAACCTGCCAATTGTAAACTTAAACGAGGTCTATAATTCAGCGAATCCTAACCGTGTAAATTGCATAGTAGTGCTCCACGGAAGCATGGCTGATTGACATAATGGACGGATGGAAAAACGCGTCCTCGGCCAAAGCCCTCGCCCTCGTTGCAGACACTACTGCAGAACagcacaatgttaacaaaacctTTCCAAGCTCCACGCAACATCTGCGATAAAATGCGTCCTAAACATGCCTGCCGAGGAGTCGCCGATTCCGAGAGTGGCCTTTCTTTGAGCTAAACTTGCAGGTTCAAGAGAAAGCTCAACCTGGAAAACATGCATTGCTCGTCAGAAGCCTGAACGAACTTGACCTCACGATGAACTTGTGAAGTGATTTCATACTATAACCAAGTAAAGAACTAGAGATAAAAGACAACCATGTACAAGCGTGCAGGTATACATGGGAACGCATGACAAAGTAATAACAATGGACACCATGAGTGTTCAGGGTTATAACTTATGAGGCATGAGGAGTTTTGTCTGAATATCCTGCTGCTTACTCAGAGTCAAAACGGTAgcggaaaaataaataaaataagcACTGCTACACATGACCGTGAACTATATATCCATTTAGCAAGAGTGGTAGAGGAACAAACCTGCCTCCCAATCTCATCCATAACAATCATTCTTGGGAGCGACTGGACCTACCAACACAAACAACTTTCGTGAGTATCTGTGTGAGGAACAGCATTTTATATTGTGTCATTCAGAACTTCTGATGTAGTACCAAGCTGGAAAGAGATCAAGTACGATTACAGAATGCACTGTTTAACTGAGGGTTGTCCATGAAGGATGCTGTCCAACTGAACGTACTTTCAAAGTTGACAAGAGATTCCAAGGTGGCGACACATGACAAAAGGTTGGAGCATGCAAATCCAATTCCCTGTAAGAGTTATGAAGCAAGAAACCCAATAATAACTGTTAGCGCCTTTGAAGATAACTCACAGCTACAGAACATCATACTCTAAATTCTGTCCCCGGAAAGGAGTCGGCAGAACTGTAACATATTCAGGCATCTGAGTTGAACCGAATCGAGAAGGCTTTTATACCTTGAAGGCTTAGGCTTTGTTAGACAAAATAGGGTTTGGAACAATGCTCGATATCCTTGGTGGGTACGGCTGTCATATATTTATAAGAGGAAACCGTACAAATACAAGTTATGTTACAACACGTATATCTAATATATACTTagtctaacaccctccctcaatCTTAACTATGTCCTGAAACACTCAGAAGGTTAAGATTGCGACAACATCCTTCAAAAGAAGGCAAGGGCAAGGGTTTAGTGAAAATATCAGCAAGCTGATCCTTAGAAGAAACAAACTTAATCTGAAGGAGCTTCTGAGCAACACGTTCCCTCACAAAATGATAGTCGACTTCGATGTGCTTCGTTCGGGCATGAAATACTGGATTGGATGAAAGGTATGTGGCACCGATGTTATCACACCAAAGAACAGGTGGCTGAGTTGGGGAGACCTTCAACTCTCGAAGCAACGACTGCACCCACATGATCTCAGCTGTGGCATTAGCAACAGCTTTGTACTCAGCTTCGGTACTACTCCGAGACACCGTAGCTTGCTTGCGAGCTTGCCAGGCGATCAAGTTAGGCCCAAAGAACACAGCATGTCCCCCCGTGGATCGCCGATCATCAGGACTACCAGCCCAATCGGCATCAGAAAATGCTGAGATCAGTCCAGAACGTGCAGGCTGAAGATGGAGACCATATGAACCAGTGTGACGAACATAGCGTAAGATACGCTTAACAGCTGACCAGTGAGAATCACGTGGTGCATGAAGATACTGGCACACACGGTTAACTGCAAATGATATGTCTGGTCGAGTAATGAGCAAGTACTGCAGTCCACCCACAATGCTGCGGTACTCAGTGGCATCCTCAGGAGAGAGCAAGTCACCAGCAAGAGCTGTCAGTTTGTCTGTGGCAGACATGGGAGTCGTAGCAGACTTGCACTACAACATACCTGCACGACGCAGAAGATCCTGAGAGTACTTCTTCTGAGTAAGAGTCAAGCCACTATTAGAATGAAGAACCTCGAGGCCCAGAAAATAATGCAGTCTCCCAAGATCTTTAACAGCAAACTCAGCACCAAGAGAAGACACAAGCCGATCCGTAGCAGAAGCAGATGAACTGACAAggatgatgtcatcaacatagacCAGAATGTACATAGTCACCTCAGGTCGCTGAAGAATAAACAGAGACGTGTCTGCTGTAGAAGGAACAAACCCATGTGCACGAAGAGCAGCGCCAAGACAGGCATGCCACGCACGCGGGGCCTGCTTCAAACCATAGAGAGCTTTGACAAGGCGACACAAATGATGTGGCTGAGCCGGATCAACAAAACCTGGCGGCTGACGCATATAAACCTCTTCTTCCAGAACTCCATGGAGAAAGGCATTCTGAACGTCAAGCTGTCGAAGCGACCATCCGCGAGTAACAGCCAAATAGAGAAGAACACGAATAGTAGTTGGTTTAATAACAGGACTGAATGTGTCTTCGTAATCAATGCCATACCGTTGTTTGAATCCCTTGGCAACCAGGCGTGCCTTGTACCTCTCAATGGAGCCATCAGCATGTTTCTTCACCTTGAATACCCATTTAGAGTCAATGATATTGACACCAGATGGAGGTGGAACAAGACGCCAAGTGTTGTTTCTTTGAAGAGCATGAATCTCCTGCTCCATCGCAGCACGCCAATGTGGGATGCCAAGCGCTGCTCGAAAATGTTGTGGTTCAGTCATAGGGTCAGCCTCAGCATGCGCCACACAAGCCGCAAGCCACGCGACAGTGCCGTCAGTGCGCTTCTTCAGTTGGAAGATGCCACTTTTGCTGCGAGTATGGGGACGCAGGACGACAGGCGGAGATGGCACTGGAGCTGCCACACCAGAGGAGCCACTGTCCATCAGCGGCGAGGAGGACGTGCCGGCGGGCGAGTCTGGTGGCACGGTCAGGTTCGGCGAAGACAAACCGTGCGTGATCGGCGTCGACGGACCACGCGACGAAGACTCGGTGACCTGCGAGGCCGCCGGCCCAGGGGATAGCGCCGCGGGTCCAGCCGGCCCGGCCGACAACTCCGCAGGTTCGACCGGCCCAGGCGACAGCGGGGCCACTGGCCAAGACGACTCGGGCACCCCGTCGGATCCACGTGCATGGGGCATGCACGCGTGATCGACAGCGGGGTCAGGCGGAGTAGTGGCGGGGGCAACCTCGTTGAGCGCCTCGCGCGGCGTAGCAGCAGCTGGCGCAGTTGTGGCCGTATCATCATCCAGAAGCTCAAGTCGAGCGCCTCGTCCAGTCCCTGCACCATGGTTAGGCAACAACAGAGGAGAATATGCAGCATCCACAAATTGATCAGGCAAAACTGGAAAAGAGTGCAACTCGGTGACGGGAGTATCGGTTGGTGATGTGAGTGTGGAAAACGGGAAGACAGTCTCATCGAACACAACATCACGAGAAATGTAAACACGATTTGTCGGAATGTGAAGACACTTGTAACCTTTGTGAAGAGGACTGTATCCAAGAAACACACATTTTTTGGATCGATACTCAAGTTTATGCTTATTGTACGGACGAAGATGCGGCCAACACGCACAACCGAACACTTTGAGTAGGGAGTAATCTGGAGTTTCATTAAGCAACACTTCTAGCGGAGACTTCATGTGAAGACGTCGTGTGGGAATCCTGTTTATCAAAAAACAGGCAGTAACAAAAGCATCGCTCCAGAACCGAAACGGGACAGAGGCATGTGCAAGAAGTGTCAGGCCAGTTTCAACTATGTGACGGTGCTTGCGCTCAGCTGCACCGTTCTGCTGATGTGTATGAGGACAAGACACATGGTGTGAGATGCCAAGCTTCTGAAAGAAGGTGTTAAGGTTACGATACTCACCCCCCCAGTCTGACTGAACATGGATAATTTTGTGCTTAAGCAATCGTTCAACATGTGCTTGAAATTGCATAAAGACATGAAACACATCAGATTTGCGCTTAATAAGATAAATCCAAGTAAAGCGACTGAAAGCATCGATGAAACTGACATAATAGTTGTGACCACTAACAGAAGTTTGGGCATAGCCCCACACGTCTGAAAACACAAGTTCAAGAGGAGCCGTGACAACACGACTTGATACAGAAAAAGGCAACTGATGACTCTTGCCTTGTTGACAGGCATCACACACTAGAAACTCCTTATTACTCGACTCAACAGGAAGACGATGACGATGAAGCACATGGCGCACAATGGGAGTAGCAGGGTGGCCAAGGCGAGAGTGCCACTGCGACGATGACACCCGAACACCACTGAAAACTTGAGAGACTCGTGGCACATCAAGCGCATATAAGCCGCCGCGAGCTCGACCACTAAGAAGAACGTCCCTCGTGTCCCGGTCCTTAACAAAAAAATGGAAAGGGTGAAACTCAACAAACACATTGTTGTCACGAGTTAATTTAGGAACCGAGAGTAAACTACGTGTGACTGAAGGAACACGTAGGACATCAAGCAGACGCAAGGTTTTAGTGGTACGTGAAAGGAGAGATGCCTGACCAACATGTGAGATGGGCATACCTGATCCATTGGCCGTGCGGACCTGATCGTGACCGGTGTAGGGCTGGCGAGTGGCCAGCTTGTCAAGCTGGCTCGTCAAATGGTCCGTAGCACCCGTGTCCATGTACCAGGCAGGATCCACCGAGTATGAAGGAGTGAACCCGGGATCCGGTGTAGCGAGAGCAGCTTGCTTCTCATTGCCCTTCCCATTGTTTCCAATGCCAAGAAAATCTCGTTTAAAGCGACGATGGCAGCGAGACGCCAAGTGCCCCTCAATGCCGCAGAGTTGACACTCAACCCCACCACCACATGCCTCGCAGTGGAGCCGCTTGCGGCCAGCCGTCTGAGGTGGAGCGGGCGGACGGGGCTGGTTGCCCGAGGTCGGCGGCGCTTTCTGCTTGGCAACGCGGGCGCCCCCACGGAGAGCAGCGTTCGCAGAAGGACCCTCCGTGTAGACGCCAACGGAGCGGCAAGCAGCGAGCCTCTGTTCGGTGTTGAGGAGGCGTGCATAGAGATCGCGAGGCGGCATCGGCGTGTCACGTCCATTGATATTTTCAACAAGAGAATCATAGTCCTCATCAAGCCCATTGAGAATGAACGAAGTAAACTCCTCGTCACGGAGAGGCTTCCCAATAGACGACAGTGTATCAGCCAAACTTTTGACCTTGTTGAAGAAGGCCGTGACGGAGAGATCATTTTTCTTGACCTCACCCAGCTGGTTGCGAATGGCAGAGGAACGGGCCAGCGACTGCGAGGAGAAGCTGGAGTCGAGCGTGGCCCATGCGTCCCTCGACGTCGCGGCAAAGACCACCATGCCGGCCACGGAGGGAGTGAGCGAGGACTGAATGGCACCCAGAATAGCTTGATCCTGAGCGATCCACCGACGATGAGCAGGGTTGGACACCATGACGGAGCCACCAGCGGTCGAGGGCACCGGAACCATGGCCGGGGGACACGGCAGCGTACCGTCGACATACCCCTCAAGGTAGTGACTACGCATCAGCGGCAACACCTGAGCGCGCCACAGGAGGTAGTTGTCGGCAGAGAGCTTCACCGTTACAAGATGAGCGAAGTGAAACGGTCCTGGTTCAGCCACCGGTGCGGAGAGCTGCGAGTCGTACGTCGGAGGAGCACTATACGGAATTAGCGCATCGGCCGACGGAGGCGCACGATAGTGTTGATGATGACCGTAGGGCGCCGTGGGAGATACGCCGTAGGGCTGCAGGGGCAGCGCGATGTACGGCGCAGGGGCGACGTAGGGCGCGCCATACGGCGCCTCGTAGGACACGGCGGAGGACGGAGCATACTGCGCCGGCGACGGCGCAACGTACAGCGCGGGATACGGCCCCCCGTAGGGCACCTGGACGGGGGCACCATGGGGGCCTAAAGCCGGCGGCAGATCACGAGACGGAGTCCTGCCGTAGGGCAGCGACGCAGACGTGTTGTAGAAATTCTGCGGCAGAGACGCATCACGGGAGATTAATCCATCACGAAGCTGCACACGGGAGTTTGGCTCCAGAGATGCATCATGGGCGAGCGATGGATGCATCGCGGGCGATCGGGGCGCTGGTGGACGCGAGCCCGATGCAGCCGGACGGGCCCAGGCGAGCGGCGTGGAGGCCATGAAAGGCGATTCCGTCGCCAGGGTTGACGGAGGCGGCACGGCGGCGGAGGccgacgcggcggcggcggcggcagaggagGCGGAAGCACGGCGCGGATCGAACGCGTCGTCTGATACCATGTTAGACAAAATAGGGTTTGGAACAATACTCGATACCCTTGGTGGGTACGGCTGTCATATATTTATAAAAGGAAACCGTACAAATACAAGTTATGTTACAACACGTATATCTAATATATACTTAGTCTAACAGGCTTCAGCCTCGGACGGAGCCCTCTTCTGCTCGCCGCTCCGGTACCTCTCTGCAAGCGCAACCATAACAGCATCACATCAGCTCGATTCGATCCGCTCTTCCACCGTCGGCGGGACCCTTTGTGGCTTCTCTCACCTCGGAGGCGACGGCAGAGGGAGAGGACGCCTGGATACCGGCGGTGCCCGCGAGCGCGGCCGCCACGTTCGCGACGACGGCGGTGGCCGCtccatcttctcctcctccgacgacgaCAGTGTTCCCGAGTCGAGATGAGGGGGGTGTCGCTGTCGGGAGGAGCTCGCGTAGGCAGGCCGGCAGTCGGCGGAAGGTGGTGGTAGTCTTTCGCGGTGTGCTGTTTAGCTTAGCGCGACCAGGCATGAGGCAACGCAACAGCGAGAGCAGAGGAGGCACTGCGCGGTAGGGGGGTGGACAGGTGGTGCGCAAAAGGCGGTGGGACCGGCAACAAGCCTCCCCACGTCGGTGCGTGCCTCTCCATCGACTGACTGCCGGAGGCGCGGCACGGGGGTCATCTCGGCGCCGGCAACAAGCCTCCTCCTGCAAGCAGCGCTGCCGCAGCGCCCGACGTCGGACGGCAGGGCACATCAGGGGCGGCGCCTCCGGCTGTTCGGCGTGGACCTGGAGCTCGCCGGCGCAGATTGATAGGAGACTCACTACGCACATTATTATTAGATCGTCAAAGAAAGAAGAGATGCGCGGACCGTTCACCGACGCCGTGTTCGTCAATGGCAATTTCAAGCGAATATGGCTATTCCTAATTGCTTGCGCGCGCAACGCAAATCGTTGTTGTCGCTGCTGCATGTAGATCAGCG belongs to Triticum urartu cultivar G1812 chromosome 7, Tu2.1, whole genome shotgun sequence and includes:
- the LOC125523025 gene encoding receptor kinase-like protein Xa21, which encodes MQDQKLYIWSRLLLLANQTKRGMAMGVMSFLWSLLALLMIVMVIASDEAALLAFKAQVSDGSSLASWNSSADFCSWEGVTCSHRRPARVVELSLDSRALAGVLSPALGNLTFLRMLNLSFNWFHGEIPASLGRLRRLQRLDLNDNSFSGKFPVNLSSCIRLNKMGLHNNKIGGHIPAELGEKFISLAVISLRNNSFTGPIPGSLANLSYLRYLDFSANQLVGSIPPVLGSIQTMRFFSLSQNNLSGMLPPSLYNLSSLEVFDISHNMLYGSILDDIDNKFPKINGLYLGNNYFAGTIPSSISNLSNLIQLSLGFNRFSGYVPPTLGKLQALQHLHLSDTKLEANDNKGWEFITSLANCSQLRFLSLGGYSLEGLLPASVTNLSTTLQELYLLDSRVTGVIPADIGNLVGLTRLAIANNYISGVIPESIGKLENLVELALYNNSLSGLIPPSIGNLSQLNRLYAYYGNLEGPIPASLGELKNLFLLDLSTNYRLNGSIPREILKLSGLSWYLDLSYNSLSGPLPNEVGSLANLNQLILSGNQLSGKIPDSIQNCIVLDWLLLDNNLFEGSIPRSLTNIKGLSKLNLTMNKLSGNIPEALASIGNLQELYLAHNDFSGSIPAVLQNLTSLSKLDLSFNNLQGEVPDGGVFRNITYVEVVAGNTNLCGGRPQLHLVPCSTSRIRKNRKRMSKSLVISLATAGTILLSVLVLVLVWILRRKLRQSQKILVQYSDAENHYERIPYHALMRGTNEFSDINLLGRGSYGAVYKCVLANEDRTLAIKVFNLGQSRYSKSFEVECEAMRRIRHRCLINIITSCSSVDHQGQEFKALVFEFMPNGNLDGWLHPKSQEPTTNNTLSLAQRLDIAINIVDAVEYLHIYCQPLVIHCDLKPSNILLADDMSARVGDFGISRILQENTSERMQTSYSTIGIKGSIGYVAPEYGEGSVVSTHGDIYSLGILLLEMFTGRRPTDDRFIDSLDLHKFVEDALLDRTLEVADPTIWMHNEQHENNTIRTQKCLVSALRLGISCSKQQPRERTLTGDAAAEMRAIRDAYLAFAG